A single genomic interval of Parvularcula marina harbors:
- a CDS encoding putative bifunctional diguanylate cyclase/phosphodiesterase has product MTAQTHFASETVGLALEATGQTMFEYDPSTGDLAWADLSAARSVFGFEENVSAPGMSELLSMLGDEHLVQRERAVETARAEKSAYTIEYALGDEAEGPWVEERGTWLPHGGTDKLIAMVRRIDEQKRREKNLSYLASYDELTGQLNRMRFIEILEETMRGVKTGTRHDALFFAGIDDVGTINNDFGIDVADQVIVEVAQRIDRALGNGGIFGRVAGTKFGILVHEGSPDTVLKTARNIMNAMRESIVLTQAGGIGVSVCIGATYLTKESGSAAQALSCAEAAFDQARRQGASSFQLFREDTDLASQRRKNNEMSDVILRALNDRRIYLAYQPIVTDITSEVTKYECLIRMRDENGSEVPAPSFIPAAERLGLVHLLDRRVLELATKDLAQNPDIALNVNLSWETVRDPVWAEGYLSHLRANARVCDRLTIELTETQMVDAIESSREFVAAIKSFGCKFAIDDFGAGYTSFRNLKALDIDVLKIDGSFVSGVSTSRENQLFVRTLLDLARNFGMKTVAEWVDDENDAQLLKALGVDYLQGYYIGKPAPLPRAEGEEERLAV; this is encoded by the coding sequence ATGACTGCGCAGACACATTTTGCCAGCGAGACAGTCGGTCTCGCCCTCGAAGCGACCGGCCAGACCATGTTTGAATATGATCCGTCGACAGGCGATCTTGCCTGGGCAGATCTCAGCGCGGCCCGTTCGGTTTTCGGTTTCGAAGAGAATGTTAGCGCTCCCGGCATGTCCGAGCTGCTCTCCATGCTTGGCGATGAACACCTCGTCCAGCGTGAGCGCGCCGTTGAAACGGCCCGCGCGGAGAAAAGCGCCTACACGATTGAATACGCGCTCGGTGATGAGGCCGAGGGTCCTTGGGTCGAGGAGCGCGGCACCTGGCTGCCGCATGGCGGCACCGACAAGCTGATTGCCATGGTCCGCCGGATCGATGAGCAAAAGCGCCGCGAGAAAAACCTCAGCTATCTTGCTTCATACGACGAGCTGACCGGCCAGTTGAACCGTATGCGGTTCATCGAAATTCTCGAAGAGACAATGCGCGGTGTCAAAACCGGCACGCGGCACGACGCCCTCTTCTTTGCGGGCATCGACGATGTCGGCACGATCAACAACGATTTCGGCATCGACGTTGCCGATCAGGTGATTGTCGAAGTCGCGCAGCGGATTGACCGTGCGCTTGGCAATGGCGGCATTTTTGGCCGTGTCGCCGGAACCAAATTCGGCATCCTCGTTCATGAGGGGTCGCCGGACACGGTTCTGAAAACCGCGCGCAACATCATGAATGCCATGAGGGAGAGCATCGTTCTCACACAAGCCGGCGGCATTGGCGTCTCGGTATGTATCGGAGCAACCTATCTGACCAAAGAGTCTGGCTCGGCAGCGCAGGCGCTCTCTTGCGCAGAAGCTGCTTTCGATCAGGCCCGCCGTCAGGGCGCATCGAGCTTCCAGCTTTTCCGTGAGGACACGGATCTTGCCAGCCAGCGCCGCAAGAATAACGAGATGTCTGACGTCATCCTGCGGGCCCTGAACGACCGCCGGATCTATCTGGCCTATCAGCCGATCGTTACAGACATCACCAGCGAAGTGACGAAATATGAGTGCCTCATCCGCATGCGTGATGAGAATGGATCGGAAGTTCCAGCCCCGTCATTCATTCCGGCGGCCGAGCGTCTTGGCCTTGTACATTTGCTGGATCGCCGCGTGCTTGAGCTGGCGACAAAGGATCTGGCGCAAAACCCGGATATTGCCCTCAATGTGAACCTGTCCTGGGAGACAGTGCGCGATCCGGTCTGGGCAGAGGGCTACCTCTCCCACCTGCGCGCAAATGCTCGGGTTTGTGATCGGCTCACCATCGAGCTGACCGAGACCCAGATGGTCGATGCCATCGAATCCTCAAGAGAATTCGTTGCCGCCATCAAATCCTTCGGCTGTAAATTCGCGATCGATGATTTCGGCGCGGGCTACACCTCGTTCCGTAACCTCAAGGCACTCGACATCGATGTCCTGAAGATTGACGGCTCGTTCGTGTCGGGTGTCTCGACGTCGCGCGAGAACCAGCTCTTCGTCCGTACCCTGCTCGACCTTGCCCGTAATTTCGGGATGAAGACCGTCGCTGAATGGGTCGATGACGAAAATGACGCCCAGCTCTTGAAAGCGCTCGGCGTCGATTATCTGCAGGGCTATTATATCGGCAAGCCCGCTCCTCTTCCCCGCGCGGAAGGCGAGGAAGAGCGTCTGGCGGTTTAG
- the efp gene encoding elongation factor P produces the protein MKLNGNEIRPGNVIQHQDSLWKAVKVDAVKPGKGPAYAQVELKNLIDGRKLNERFRSSETVERVRLEQKDFSYLYAEGEQHVFMDTETYDQVSIPADLLGDQAAFLQDGMNVTVESFEGRPIGVSLPEQVVLEIAETEPTVKGQTASSSYKPAVLENGLRVMVPPHISGNVKIVVNTETLEYVKRAD, from the coding sequence ATGAAACTGAACGGTAATGAAATTCGTCCGGGTAATGTTATTCAGCACCAGGACTCTTTGTGGAAGGCCGTCAAGGTCGACGCGGTCAAGCCGGGCAAGGGGCCAGCCTATGCGCAGGTCGAACTGAAAAACCTGATCGACGGGCGCAAGCTGAATGAGCGCTTCCGTTCATCTGAAACAGTTGAGCGTGTCCGCCTTGAGCAGAAAGACTTCAGCTATCTTTATGCAGAGGGCGAACAGCACGTCTTCATGGACACAGAGACCTATGACCAGGTGAGCATCCCTGCGGATCTTCTCGGGGACCAGGCCGCTTTCCTGCAGGACGGCATGAATGTCACGGTCGAGAGTTTCGAGGGCCGCCCGATCGGGGTCAGCCTGCCGGAACAGGTCGTGCTGGAAATTGCCGAGACCGAGCCGACGGTCAAAGGTCAGACGGCTTCAAGCTCCTACAAGCCGGCTGTGCTTGAGAATGGCCTGCGTGTGATGGTGCCGCCGCATATCAGCGGCAACGTGAAGATCGTCGTCAATACCGAGACGCTCGAATATGTGAAGCGGGCGGACTAA
- a CDS encoding YebC/PmpR family DNA-binding transcriptional regulator → MAGHSKWANIQHRKGRQDAKRSKIFSKLAKEITVAAKMGAPDPDMNPRLRLAVNNAKSQSVPKDVIQRAINKAADAGGENYEEIRYEGRGPEGVGVIVEALTDNRNRTASEVRSTFTKNGGSLGETGSVSFGFDRVGKIEYKAEIGSEDDVMEAGIEAGADDVESSEDGHTIYTALEDLGDVAAALEAKFGEAENTAPSWRPQMMVPVSDDKAETMMKLFDALDDLDDVQNVYANFEISDEAMEKLAG, encoded by the coding sequence GTGGCAGGCCATTCAAAATGGGCGAATATCCAACACCGTAAGGGGCGGCAGGACGCGAAGCGTTCGAAGATCTTCTCCAAGCTCGCCAAAGAGATCACGGTGGCTGCCAAAATGGGCGCGCCGGACCCTGACATGAACCCGCGCCTGCGCCTCGCCGTGAACAACGCGAAGTCGCAATCCGTACCGAAAGACGTGATCCAGCGCGCGATCAACAAGGCCGCCGATGCGGGCGGCGAGAACTATGAAGAGATCCGCTATGAGGGCCGGGGGCCTGAGGGTGTCGGCGTCATTGTCGAGGCGCTGACCGACAACCGGAACCGCACGGCCTCTGAAGTGCGTTCGACTTTCACCAAGAATGGCGGCTCGCTGGGGGAAACGGGCTCTGTCTCTTTCGGTTTCGACCGGGTCGGCAAGATCGAATACAAGGCCGAGATCGGCTCGGAAGATGACGTCATGGAAGCTGGCATCGAAGCCGGCGCCGATGATGTTGAAAGCTCAGAAGACGGGCACACCATCTACACCGCGCTTGAAGATCTCGGCGATGTTGCTGCTGCGCTCGAAGCGAAATTCGGTGAGGCAGAGAATACCGCGCCGTCCTGGCGGCCGCAGATGATGGTGCCGGTTTCTGATGACAAGGCCGAGACCATGATGAAACTGTTCGATGCGCTTGATGATCTAGACGACGTCCAGAATGTCTATGCGAATTTCGAGATCAGTGATGAAGCCATGGAAAAGCTGGCTGGCTGA
- a CDS encoding LysR family transcriptional regulator has protein sequence MDRFDDMRVFQTIARTASITATAAEFDVAPSAVSRRLKALEERLGVQLVHRTTRTLTLTPAGETYLAGTNDILDSVEHLEGGLQIGAGTLTGRIRLSAPFSFALTALPDVLKGFVDENPGVELDLQLTDSRVDLVGEGFDLALRIGELSDSSLIAKRLCPVTMAVAGPPSLIEQHGPFEKPADFAGAPSVVYTNVPNSHIWTFGDGETVTTRPVFRVNNGEMLREMSVRGLGFVREPRFILAPAIEAGQLIEILPETDWGVSRLHAVYPPMAHMPVRLRTFIDYLAGALKC, from the coding sequence ATGGACCGTTTCGATGATATGCGCGTCTTTCAGACGATCGCCCGCACCGCCTCCATCACCGCGACCGCCGCGGAGTTCGATGTTGCCCCTTCCGCTGTCAGCCGCCGCCTCAAGGCGCTGGAGGAGCGGTTAGGCGTTCAGCTCGTTCACCGGACGACGCGGACCCTGACCCTGACGCCAGCGGGGGAAACCTACCTTGCCGGCACGAATGACATTCTGGATTCGGTCGAGCATCTCGAAGGCGGTTTGCAGATCGGGGCGGGGACGCTGACCGGCCGGATCCGGCTGTCCGCGCCATTCTCATTCGCGCTGACCGCGCTGCCGGATGTCCTCAAAGGCTTTGTCGATGAAAACCCAGGTGTGGAGCTGGATCTGCAACTCACCGATTCCCGGGTCGATCTGGTCGGGGAAGGTTTTGATCTTGCGCTCCGGATTGGAGAGCTGAGCGATTCCTCGCTGATCGCCAAACGGCTCTGCCCGGTGACGATGGCGGTGGCGGGTCCGCCCTCATTGATTGAACAGCATGGGCCTTTCGAGAAACCAGCGGATTTCGCGGGCGCGCCGTCGGTCGTTTATACCAATGTCCCCAACAGCCATATCTGGACCTTCGGGGATGGTGAGACGGTGACCACGCGCCCGGTCTTCCGGGTCAATAATGGCGAGATGCTGCGCGAGATGTCAGTCCGGGGGCTCGGCTTTGTCCGCGAGCCGCGCTTTATCCTCGCGCCCGCGATCGAGGCGGGCCAGCTCATTGAAATCCTGCCCGAGACTGACTGGGGGGTGAGCCGGCTTCATGCTGTTTATCCGCCCATGGCGCATATGCCGGTACGGCTTCGGACCTTCATTGATTACCTCGCCGGGGCGCTCAAATGCTGA
- the arfB gene encoding alternative ribosome rescue aminoacyl-tRNA hydrolase ArfB: MRITDTLLIDENELEEAFARASGPGGQNVNKVETAVQLRFRLSANTSIPEDAKLRLRRMAGSRLTKDGDILIEASTHRRQGVNRDEARRKLAALIRAALPRPKTRIATKPTKASVRRRLDDKKKRGLLKKGRSGDIKGE, encoded by the coding sequence ATGAGGATTACCGACACGCTGCTGATCGACGAAAATGAGCTGGAGGAGGCTTTCGCCCGCGCCTCCGGCCCCGGCGGGCAGAATGTCAACAAGGTCGAGACGGCGGTGCAGCTGCGGTTTCGGTTGAGCGCAAATACCTCAATCCCGGAGGACGCAAAGCTCCGTCTGCGCCGTATGGCGGGCTCCCGGCTGACAAAAGACGGCGACATCCTGATCGAGGCATCGACCCATCGCCGTCAGGGCGTCAATCGCGACGAGGCCCGGCGCAAGCTGGCCGCCCTCATCCGTGCCGCCCTCCCCCGCCCGAAAACGCGGATCGCCACCAAACCGACAAAGGCGTCGGTCCGCCGCCGGCTCGATGACAAGAAAAAACGGGGCTTACTGAAGAAAGGCCGCAGCGGGGATATAAAGGGGGAGTGA
- a CDS encoding toll/interleukin-1 receptor domain-containing protein — MSTINQSNITRLTKEIATLRQADAREAEKEANLLAKANRAQEAASRTKSPSTAQTKMKELERASKDMASIQKKRSSIAGRIAQKTSDLTRYQQHQARDDEKARKKIADEQKRLIREREAHERRIKSEVLSRSAQTQKRYDHNTDEYDFFISHASEDKDGFVRELAEALRDKGARVWYDEFSLKIGDSLRRNIDQGLASSRFGVVILSESFFRKEWPNKELDGLTALEVTGETRVLPIWHKVSKDEVAQYSPMLADKVALNTSLKAIDEIADELIGLLK; from the coding sequence ATGAGCACCATCAACCAGTCGAACATAACGCGCCTTACCAAAGAGATCGCAACCCTCCGACAAGCCGATGCGCGCGAAGCGGAAAAGGAAGCCAACTTGCTCGCCAAAGCAAACCGCGCCCAAGAAGCAGCCAGCCGAACAAAAAGTCCATCCACGGCACAGACCAAAATGAAAGAGCTTGAGCGCGCATCTAAGGATATGGCGTCCATTCAGAAAAAACGCAGCAGTATCGCCGGGCGGATAGCTCAGAAGACAAGCGACTTGACTCGTTACCAACAACATCAGGCGCGAGACGACGAGAAAGCGCGCAAAAAGATCGCAGACGAGCAAAAAAGGCTTATTCGCGAACGTGAGGCTCACGAGCGGCGGATCAAGAGCGAGGTACTAAGCCGCTCAGCACAAACCCAAAAGAGATATGATCATAACACTGATGAATATGACTTCTTCATATCACATGCAAGCGAAGACAAAGATGGGTTTGTCCGCGAACTTGCAGAAGCATTACGCGATAAAGGCGCACGTGTCTGGTATGATGAATTCTCCCTGAAAATCGGTGACAGTTTACGCCGCAACATTGATCAAGGATTGGCGAGTTCTCGCTTTGGCGTTGTCATTTTATCCGAGAGCTTCTTTCGTAAGGAGTGGCCAAACAAAGAGCTAGATGGGCTGACAGCCCTCGAAGTCACTGGCGAAACACGCGTTCTGCCAATATGGCATAAAGTATCGAAAGATGAGGTTGCACAGTATAGCCCCATGCTCGCGGATAAAGTGGCCCTCAATACTTCTTTAAAAGCGATCGATGAGATCGCTGACGAATTAATAGGGCTTCTCAAATAG
- a CDS encoding DUF188 domain-containing protein, translated as MRGGGDQIGGPPPFQKKDRSRFLSMLDEMVTRVKRAG; from the coding sequence ATGCGCGGCGGAGGTGATCAGATCGGCGGCCCGCCGCCTTTTCAGAAAAAGGATCGCTCCCGGTTCCTCTCAATGCTCGATGAGATGGTCACGCGGGTGAAGAGAGCGGGGTGA
- a CDS encoding vanadium-dependent haloperoxidase, with the protein MLKLGAAALGTGAFLTGCASDFGTSPSYLTAVLEQKNHNTVYHWVDIVLQQTRDQRVAPPRAAYNYAAPMVAGFLAANAIIGRYEEPFGIGRGPKGADPEAAYGAAFAAAAAENFQQPFIFERKTFLNRIPDGAAKTLGAEWGRRVGLEIVRMRTRDGAEPNKVDYYLGRYPRRDDQVNWDPTSAAYGVQTGPRISSYGRGLYPGFGHIKPWTLRHTGQFRPEPFYDPASPEFAEDYDLIRQIGGAKSTMRTEDQSEIALFWEDGPWGITPPGHFLFIAVQVLQSRGFDFLDTARAFALLGMTQCDAAINSWDSKYHHDILRPSTAIRTRSAAFGNPDKRIVEDAGWESFIPTPNFPSYTSGHSTFGAAGTEMTALLLGTDNVTFSHESPDQVGWPQIVGARRTWTSLSQAAEENGWSRLYGGVHWRLDHTAAMKAGRQIAQQAFETMFQRKV; encoded by the coding sequence ATGCTGAAACTGGGCGCCGCGGCGCTCGGGACAGGGGCATTCCTGACGGGGTGTGCGTCAGATTTTGGGACATCGCCGTCCTATCTGACCGCGGTGCTGGAGCAGAAAAATCACAACACGGTCTATCACTGGGTTGATATCGTCCTGCAGCAGACGCGGGACCAGCGCGTTGCGCCGCCGCGCGCTGCCTATAATTACGCCGCGCCGATGGTTGCGGGCTTTCTGGCCGCCAATGCCATTATCGGTCGGTATGAGGAGCCTTTCGGCATCGGCAGGGGACCCAAAGGCGCCGATCCGGAAGCGGCTTACGGGGCCGCCTTTGCTGCCGCGGCGGCTGAGAATTTCCAGCAGCCCTTCATCTTTGAACGCAAAACATTCCTGAACAGGATCCCCGATGGGGCAGCCAAGACGCTCGGCGCCGAATGGGGGCGCCGCGTTGGGCTTGAAATCGTTCGTATGCGAACCCGCGATGGCGCGGAGCCCAATAAGGTAGACTATTATCTGGGCCGGTATCCGCGTCGTGACGATCAGGTGAACTGGGATCCGACGAGTGCCGCCTATGGCGTTCAGACGGGGCCGAGAATCTCAAGCTATGGCCGAGGCCTTTATCCGGGCTTCGGTCATATCAAGCCCTGGACACTGCGCCACACCGGCCAGTTCCGGCCCGAGCCCTTTTATGATCCGGCTAGCCCCGAATTTGCCGAGGACTATGATCTCATCAGGCAGATTGGCGGGGCAAAGAGTACAATGCGTACGGAGGATCAATCTGAAATCGCGCTTTTCTGGGAAGATGGCCCGTGGGGTATTACGCCGCCAGGCCACTTCCTTTTCATCGCCGTTCAGGTGCTTCAGTCGCGCGGGTTTGATTTCCTCGATACGGCAAGGGCGTTCGCGCTTCTGGGCATGACGCAATGCGATGCGGCCATCAATTCCTGGGACAGCAAATATCACCATGACATTCTGCGGCCCTCGACAGCGATCCGCACCCGGTCGGCCGCATTCGGTAATCCTGATAAACGGATCGTGGAGGATGCTGGCTGGGAAAGTTTCATCCCGACACCAAATTTCCCGTCCTACACTTCCGGGCACTCGACCTTCGGGGCGGCCGGGACGGAAATGACCGCGCTGCTCCTGGGCACGGACAATGTCACCTTTTCCCATGAATCCCCCGATCAGGTCGGCTGGCCCCAGATTGTCGGTGCACGCCGGACATGGACCAGCCTGTCGCAGGCCGCCGAGGAGAACGGGTGGAGCCGGCTTTATGGCGGGGTGCATTGGCGGCTGGACCATACCGCCGCGATGAAGGCGGGCCGCCAGATCGCGCAGCAGGCATTTGAAACCATGTTCCAGAGGAAAGTCTGA
- a CDS encoding YaiI/YqxD family protein, with translation MILVDADACPVKEEIYKVAFRYQVPVKLVANAYLRLPQHALITIEVVSDGFDAADDRIVELVTPKDIVITADILLADRCLKAGAAAVLAPNGKPFTEDSIGGAIATRAVMADLRGGGDQIGGPPPFQKKDRSRFLSTLDETVTRVLRQG, from the coding sequence ATGATCCTAGTTGATGCCGATGCCTGCCCGGTCAAGGAAGAAATCTACAAGGTCGCCTTCCGCTATCAGGTGCCGGTCAAGCTTGTCGCAAATGCCTATCTGCGTCTTCCGCAACATGCGCTGATCACCATCGAGGTCGTCAGTGACGGTTTTGATGCCGCCGATGACCGGATCGTCGAGTTAGTCACCCCCAAAGATATCGTCATCACGGCGGATATCCTGCTGGCGGACCGGTGCCTGAAAGCAGGTGCCGCAGCGGTACTGGCGCCCAATGGAAAGCCGTTCACGGAGGATTCCATCGGCGGCGCGATTGCCACACGCGCAGTGATGGCGGATTTGCGCGGCGGCGGCGATCAGATCGGCGGCCCGCCGCCATTTCAGAAAAAGGACCGCTCGCGGTTCCTCTCAACGCTCGATGAGACGGTCACGCGAGTGTTGCGGCAAGGTTGA
- a CDS encoding TIGR00282 family metallophosphoesterase: MRIAFLGDIMGRTGREAVIGQLPELRRSLGLDFIIINAENAAGGFGITRGIAEDLFDAGADCLTTGNHAFDQRDEIPFFDQETRLLRPANYPASNPGRGAGLYTSRDGRQVLVIQVHGQRFMNPVDDMVPAIERELEGVKLGREADAIVVDVHAEASSEKYSVGHYLDGRVSLVCGSHTHVPTADVQVLPAGTAYQTDAGMCGDYDSVIGMDKTVPIEQLVTKMRSARMQPAAGPATICGIVVDTDDKTGLSTGAWALRVGGRLAETLPPARAGDQ; encoded by the coding sequence ATGCGGATCGCATTTCTGGGGGACATTATGGGCCGGACAGGTCGCGAGGCCGTGATCGGCCAGCTGCCGGAGTTGCGGCGCTCTCTCGGGCTCGATTTCATCATCATCAATGCGGAGAACGCGGCCGGCGGGTTCGGCATCACGCGCGGCATCGCCGAAGACCTCTTCGATGCGGGGGCGGACTGCCTGACGACCGGCAACCATGCCTTTGACCAGCGCGATGAGATCCCCTTTTTCGATCAGGAGACGCGGCTTCTTCGGCCCGCCAATTATCCGGCCTCGAACCCCGGGCGCGGGGCGGGGCTATATACCTCGCGCGATGGGCGTCAGGTGCTGGTGATCCAGGTGCATGGCCAGCGCTTCATGAACCCCGTCGATGACATGGTGCCCGCGATCGAGCGCGAGCTTGAAGGGGTGAAGCTGGGCCGCGAGGCGGATGCCATTGTGGTGGATGTCCATGCCGAGGCATCAAGCGAGAAATACTCCGTAGGCCACTATCTTGATGGCCGGGTGTCACTGGTCTGCGGCTCGCACACCCATGTGCCGACCGCCGATGTGCAGGTCCTGCCGGCGGGCACCGCCTATCAGACCGATGCCGGGATGTGCGGCGATTACGACAGCGTGATTGGCATGGACAAGACCGTGCCGATTGAACAGCTCGTGACCAAGATGCGCTCCGCGCGGATGCAGCCAGCGGCGGGTCCGGCGACGATTTGCGGCATTGTGGTGGACACGGATGATAAGACGGGTCTTTCAACCGGGGCCTGGGCATTGCGGGTTGGTGGGCGGCTGGCTGAAACCTTGCCGCCAGCACGGGCAGGGGATCAATGA
- a CDS encoding methyltransferase family protein, whose amino-acid sequence MSKTFVFGYSLLSYAIGVGTLIYLILFIADLYVPVTINTASGLAPQWAAPAAIFLNLALILIWGSQHSFMASSIFKAVWTRIVPPAIERSTYLLFVALMTAVLVLFWRPVGGVLWDLSGTPWGQILTGSYFFGWGIVLFSSFLINHFQLFGLQQAYQMVRQVQPKGEIFRTPLLYRLVRHPMMTGVLIALWSVPVLTVSRLIFNLAMTVYVLVGIYFEERTLVKELGEAYRAYQRSTPRVVPGVY is encoded by the coding sequence ATGTCCAAAACATTCGTCTTCGGCTATAGCCTGTTATCCTATGCGATCGGTGTTGGTACACTGATCTATCTGATCCTCTTTATCGCCGATCTTTATGTCCCGGTGACGATCAACACCGCCTCCGGGCTGGCCCCGCAATGGGCTGCCCCAGCCGCAATATTTCTCAATCTGGCTCTGATCTTGATCTGGGGGAGCCAGCACAGTTTCATGGCCAGCTCGATCTTTAAAGCCGTCTGGACAAGGATCGTACCGCCCGCGATTGAGCGCAGTACCTATCTGTTATTTGTGGCTCTGATGACGGCGGTGCTGGTCCTATTCTGGCGTCCGGTCGGCGGGGTCTTGTGGGATTTATCGGGCACGCCCTGGGGGCAAATCCTGACCGGGAGTTATTTCTTCGGATGGGGAATCGTTCTTTTCTCCTCCTTCCTGATCAACCATTTCCAGCTTTTCGGGCTCCAGCAGGCTTATCAGATGGTGCGGCAGGTGCAGCCGAAGGGCGAGATCTTCCGTACACCATTGCTCTACAGGCTGGTGCGTCATCCGATGATGACGGGTGTCCTGATCGCGCTGTGGTCAGTGCCGGTCCTGACGGTCAGCCGTCTCATCTTCAATCTGGCGATGACGGTCTATGTGCTGGTCGGCATCTATTTTGAGGAGCGGACGCTGGTGAAGGAACTGGGTGAGGCATACCGGGCCTATCAGCGGTCAACGCCGCGGGTCGTGCCAGGGGTTTACTAG
- a CDS encoding tautomerase family protein: MPLVTIDVIEDVFTPAQKEDMIQRVTDAMVAVEGENMRQVTWVRINEVKGNDWAIGGNLLNATAVHALAAGKAA, encoded by the coding sequence ATGCCTCTTGTGACGATTGACGTGATCGAAGACGTTTTCACCCCGGCCCAAAAAGAAGACATGATCCAGCGCGTGACCGACGCGATGGTCGCCGTCGAGGGCGAGAATATGCGCCAGGTCACCTGGGTCCGGATCAACGAAGTGAAGGGCAATGACTGGGCCATCGGAGGCAATCTGCTGAATGCTACGGCCGTTCATGCTCTGGCCGCAGGCAAAGCTGCCTGA
- a CDS encoding winged helix-turn-helix domain-containing protein — protein sequence MIHSFGIFELDIDAVELRREGAAVPIEPQVFALIVLLVENRHRMVSKDEIIETIWNGRIVSESAITSRIKSARKALGDDGKAQKLIRTVHGMGFRFVGELDPPAVKAEITAEPEIEPAPVETPSAKPSIAVLPFRQIGVMGPYAGISDAIPYELISSLSRLRWLKVIARGSSFRLRSADPDLAEIGGYSASAIASLARSKFRDRTSPSPSIWRRPKAALPSGVSGMTPGSKMFTPLEKKSAHVSLRPSKSRFPQMKHRPRGSNLLTALMRGRPIIWGSKIFIGSPKSTTPEHLTCLSGRSFSNQISHGPMRDSHPRISRMPSCAMCPTVGNPRFLHANMPSRGSNMTRSIRLRISRWAGPTGSRIMSLAV from the coding sequence ATGATCCATTCCTTTGGCATATTCGAGCTGGATATTGATGCAGTGGAGCTGCGCCGGGAGGGTGCGGCTGTGCCCATCGAGCCGCAGGTCTTTGCGCTGATCGTCCTTCTGGTCGAAAACCGCCACCGGATGGTTTCGAAGGATGAGATCATCGAGACCATCTGGAATGGCCGCATCGTCTCTGAATCCGCCATAACCAGCCGCATCAAATCCGCGCGCAAGGCGCTCGGCGATGATGGCAAGGCGCAAAAGCTGATCCGCACCGTGCACGGAATGGGCTTCCGCTTTGTGGGCGAACTTGATCCGCCTGCGGTGAAGGCCGAAATCACCGCCGAACCCGAGATAGAGCCCGCACCGGTCGAGACGCCCTCTGCCAAGCCGTCAATTGCTGTCCTGCCATTCCGTCAGATCGGCGTGATGGGCCCCTATGCCGGGATCTCGGACGCCATTCCCTATGAGCTGATTTCCTCCCTCTCCCGCCTTCGCTGGCTCAAGGTCATCGCGCGCGGCTCCTCCTTCCGCCTCCGCTCGGCCGATCCCGACCTTGCCGAAATCGGCGGTTACTCGGCGTCCGCTATTGCGTCTCTGGCGCGGTCGAAGTTCAGGGATCGAACATCTCCGTCACCGTCGATCTGGCGGAGACCGAAAGCGGCACTGCCCTCTGGGGTGAGCGGTATGACGCCCGGATCGAAGATGTTCACACCGTTAGAGAAGAAATCAGCTCACGTATCGTTGCGGCCCTCGAAATCCAGATTTCCGCAAATGAAGCACAGGCCGCGCGGCTCAAATCTCCTGACAGCCTTGATGCGTGGTCGGCCTATCATCTGGGGCTCCAAAATCTTTATCGGTTCACCGAAATCCACAACGCCAGAGCACTTGACCTGTTTGAGCGGGCGGTCATTCTCGAACCAGATTTCGCACGGGCCCATGCGGGACTCTCATCCGCGCATTTCCAGAATGCCTTCCTGCGCTATGTGCCCGACCGTCGGCAATCCGCGCTTCTTGCACGCAAACATGCCGAGCAGGGGCTCGAACATGACCCGCTCGATCCGTTTGCGAATTTCTCGATGGGCCGGGCCCACTGGGTCGAGGATAATGTCCTTGGCGGTATAG